TTGCCCTTGCACCTCGCATCAATGCCGCCGGCCGCATCGGAGACCCGGACCTCGCCGTACGCATGCTCTTGGCGACAGACCCGGAGGAAGCACGGCAGCTGGCCACGAAACTCGACAAACTCAACGCCAAACGCAAACTCGAAGAGCAGCGCATCCTGGAAGAAGCCATCACCCAGGCCGAGTCACAGCTTCACCTGCCCGGCCTCGTGCTGCATTCCGAACACTGGCACTCAGGCATCATCGGCATCGTGGCCTCGCGCATCGTGGAGCGCTTTCATCGCCCGTGTCTGATCCTGACCAAAGAAAACGGAATCTTCAAAGGCTCGGGCCGCTCCACCCCCTCCTTCGACTTGTATCAGGCCCTCCTGTCCTGCAAACAATGCCTCTACAAATTTGGCGGCCACCGGCAGGCGGCAGGGCTGAAACTCGAACCCTTCCAACTGGCCAATTTGAAAAATCTTTTTGCCTGGGCCGTGGAAGAGCAACTGGGCGCAAACCCGGCCCCACCAGTCCTGGAACTGGACGCGGAACTGCCCTTTGCCTTGATCACGGCCACGTTGCTCAAAGAACTTGAACTCCTGCAGCCCTATGGCCAAGGAAACCCGAGACCCATTTTCCTTTCCCCGCCGCTGAGCATCCTCAAACATCGTTTTTTCAGTCAAAAGAAACACCTGGAACTGCATTTGTCCGACTCCAGCGACGGTACGAACATGCGCGCCGTGGCATGGAGGCAGGGAGAACGCTGGCAGGATGCATCTTTTACGGGCAAACAGATCAAAATCGCCTACACACCGCGACTGTCGAAATTCAATGGACTGCAACAGATCGAACTGGCCGTGCAGGACATCCTGTCTCTGGAATAACCGCACTTTTCTTTATCGCTGAAATCACGTAGATAACACCGAAAATATTGGAGGAATATATGAAAAGCCTCAAGAATTTGATGATTCTTCTCGTGCTGCTCAGCACCGGATGCGCGGCGCTGGTGGTCGGAGGCGCGGCAGCGGTGGGAACGTACACGTATGTCGCGGGGCAGCTGCAGCGAACCTACAACGCCAATCTCGACGCCACGTACCAGGCCACCCTAGCCGGATGCGAAGCCCTGGGACTGCCCGTGCAGGACAAGCAAAAACAGCTCAGCAAGGCATCGGTCAAAGTGATAGACGGGGACCGGGAAGTCTGGATATCGCTGACGGCCCAAAGCTCAACGACCACCGAAGTCTCCATCCGGGTGGGGTATCTTGGCGACGAACTGGCATCGCGACGCATCCACGAAGCAATCCAGGCCCGGTTGTAACGGCCAAGGCCCCCGCGCACCGGGGGCTTTTTTGCTGCTGTGCCTTTCAAACCCAGGCAAAGCGCATGGCCTGCATGAACGCGGCGCCGAAATTCTCCTTTTCCACCAGGCTTTCCACGACCACCCGGCGAGGCAGGTCGGCCAGCCAATCGCGGATCTCTTCCCGCTCCAGAGCCAGTAACGTTCCGGCCAGGGCGGTGTTTCCGACCACGTGTATTTTTTCCCGCCACGCCTCGGGCAAGAAACCCAGCGTGATCAAGTCTGAAGGGTCTGCATGTTCTCCCAGCGCCCCGGCCAGATAAATCCGCATCACGTCTCCTTCCAGCAGTCCCGCACGCCGGACCAGACTTCGCAAGGCCACGTTGACCCCAGCCTTGGCTTTGAGGAACTCTTCGACATCACGTTCCGCCACAAAAACCCCCGGTTCAAGGTCAAATATACGACCGAGCCGGTGATTGCGAATCTGCTGCGCTATCTTGCGGGCCAATGGCATCGCCACAGCCTGAAAATGCCCCGCCTCATCGAGCACGTCGAGACGACGCAACAACGCCATCAGGGAGGCATACCCTGTCCCGGAGATGCCGCTCAAAGGCGACCCGCCCCATTGCAGGCCCTTTGGCCCCAGATCGACACGGCTGAGCACCCGTTCTCCCGCCATGGCTCCGCAGCACAAACCCACGCCTTCAATGGCCGGTCCCATGGGCACGCTGCAGGCATAAAAATGCTCTGCATCCAACGCCAGAGCAAACTCCCCATTGGTGCCCAGGTCGGCGAGAAGAAAGGGATACTCCGGCTCAAGAGTTGAAATATAGGCCAACCCCGCGCTGATGTCGGCACCGATAAAAGGGCCGAGCAGGGGCGGAATATAGGCGTCAGGCAACCCGCTATCTATGCAGACCGTCTCGCCGCCGCCCAAGGGCAGGCTGTAGGGGGCATAAGCCAAGCCGCTCAGCGGCGCATCCAGAAGGATTGCGATCATGGTGCTGTTCCCGCAGACGGCCAGGGAAACGGCGCCGCTTTGGCGCACCAAATCCTTGAGCACCACGATGACTGATTGGCACAGATGATCACGCGCCGCATCCGAAGAAAGCGCGTATCGCAGCCTGGACATGACCTCGCTGCCAACGCCCATCTGCGGATTGACCATGGCGAATTCCGGGCTATGCCCTACACGGGAAATCAGCGACCATTTAATGCGGGTTGTGCCGATATCCACGGCCAAGCTCTCTCCACGAGCACCGGCCAACGTGCACGGGGTAAAAGCGGGCACTTCAATGCTGCACGACTGAAGCACCAGGTGCTTGCAGCCAAGCCGCCAACCGGCCGCCAATTCTTCGGAACTCAGCCTGGCCTGATCATCAGCGCACGGCGCGGGGGCATCGTCCAAAAACCGGATTCTGCATTTGCCGCACAGTCCCGTGCCTGCGCACAAGTCACGTCCCCGGCCGATACCGGCCTCAAAAAGCAGATACAGAAACGGCTGGCCAGGCCGCGCTCGGACAGTTTGCCGGGCAACCCCGGCCTGATGGATGTCGATTCTTAGCACAGCAGCAGCCGTTTCCCATCAGCGCGAGGAGGCTCGACAACACCGATCTCTGCAACCATCTCGCCTCCTTCGCGCAGCCACTCCCGAACATCATCCAGCAGATCAGGCGACACGCCAAGGAGCATACCCCCGGAAGTTTGCGCGTCATACATGAGGTCCAGCAGAACAGGATCAAGACCGGCGGAGGCCTCAACGGTTTTATTGCAAAAATGTTTGTTGGCGTGACTTCCTACGGGTAAAAGACCGATGCGGGCCAATTCGAGAGCGTGATCCA
This DNA window, taken from Desulfomicrobium sp. ZS1, encodes the following:
- the recJ gene encoding single-stranded-DNA-specific exonuclease RecJ; this translates as MADTQADWKLKTPAPEAELNVAQQRGIAERLEVSPLLVHLMSLRGLASESDMDKFLSPGLRYLHPLDKWPGIEAGAALICAAVKENRRIAVWGDYDVDGITATTLVKDFMARRGVEISHYIPDRLDFGYGLHVDGIRELAAQGVGLLLTVDCGIANIDEIREAKTLGMHVIVTDHHLPGQDLPEAEVIINPKLEGWPTPNLAGVGVAFLLMGAVNRLLPGAAVDIRDFLDLVALGTVADVVPLDEQNRILVKNGLLLIKEGRRPGIQALKEISGLGPDDNVGTGSIGFALAPRINAAGRIGDPDLAVRMLLATDPEEARQLATKLDKLNAKRKLEEQRILEEAITQAESQLHLPGLVLHSEHWHSGIIGIVASRIVERFHRPCLILTKENGIFKGSGRSTPSFDLYQALLSCKQCLYKFGGHRQAAGLKLEPFQLANLKNLFAWAVEEQLGANPAPPVLELDAELPFALITATLLKELELLQPYGQGNPRPIFLSPPLSILKHRFFSQKKHLELHLSDSSDGTNMRAVAWRQGERWQDASFTGKQIKIAYTPRLSKFNGLQQIELAVQDILSLE
- a CDS encoding DUF3568 family protein, translated to MKSLKNLMILLVLLSTGCAALVVGGAAAVGTYTYVAGQLQRTYNANLDATYQATLAGCEALGLPVQDKQKQLSKASVKVIDGDREVWISLTAQSSTTTEVSIRVGYLGDELASRRIHEAIQARL
- a CDS encoding ASKHA domain-containing protein — translated: MLRIDIHQAGVARQTVRARPGQPFLYLLFEAGIGRGRDLCAGTGLCGKCRIRFLDDAPAPCADDQARLSSEELAAGWRLGCKHLVLQSCSIEVPAFTPCTLAGARGESLAVDIGTTRIKWSLISRVGHSPEFAMVNPQMGVGSEVMSRLRYALSSDAARDHLCQSVIVVLKDLVRQSGAVSLAVCGNSTMIAILLDAPLSGLAYAPYSLPLGGGETVCIDSGLPDAYIPPLLGPFIGADISAGLAYISTLEPEYPFLLADLGTNGEFALALDAEHFYACSVPMGPAIEGVGLCCGAMAGERVLSRVDLGPKGLQWGGSPLSGISGTGYASLMALLRRLDVLDEAGHFQAVAMPLARKIAQQIRNHRLGRIFDLEPGVFVAERDVEEFLKAKAGVNVALRSLVRRAGLLEGDVMRIYLAGALGEHADPSDLITLGFLPEAWREKIHVVGNTALAGTLLALEREEIRDWLADLPRRVVVESLVEKENFGAAFMQAMRFAWV